The genomic segment TCGTAGTTCCCGCGCTCTGCCCCCGAATCGACCCCGCCCCCCGATCATCCAATGCCCGCATGAGCATGTTCGGGAAGATCGGCGCCGCCTTCGGGTCCTCGTCGCGCCCCGTTCCCGGCGCCGCGCCGGGTCGCAACGAGCCCTGCTGGTGCGGCAGCGGCGAGAAGTACAAGCGCTGCCACCTCGACGCCGACCGCCGCAAGGCCCAGGCCCAGCGCTCGAGCTGCCGCACCACCACCTGAAGTCGCTGACCGGGGCCGGTCGGCCCCGCGCTCGCGCCGGCGGCACCCTCAGTACAGCTTCCGGCAGGGGATGCCGGCGCGCTCGAACGCGGCGCGCAGCAGCTCGCCCTTCTCCTCGAAGAACTCCTCGCGCATCGCCCAGTCCAGCCCGCGCTCGCGGTACGTCCGGTCGGCGTAGTGGTAGTTGTAGCGGTCGATCAGCGCGTGGTCGACCTTGCCCTTGAGCAGGTCCGCGAGCCCATCGGCGCCGGGCAGCAGCGGGGCGACCATGACGAACGTCGGCACGCCCGCCGCGTGCAACGTCGCGAGCGCCTCGACGCGCCGCGCCACCGGCGGCGCCCCCGGCTCGAAGATCCGGCGGATGCGCTCGAGCGCGGTGGTGATGGTGAAGCCGACCTCGATGTCGGCCGCGGCGCGCAGCAGGTCGAGATCGCGCAGGACCAGCGGCGACTTGGTCTGGATCGTGACCGGCCAGCCGTTGCGCACGAGGATCTCCAGGCACCGCCGGGTGAGGCGGTAGCGGCGCTCGATCTCCTGGTAGGCGTCGCATACGCCGCTGACCCAGACGCGGCCCTTCTTCTTGCGCAGGATCTCGCGCGCCAGCAGCTCCGGGGCGTTGACCTTGGCGTCGACGAACGTGCCCCACGGCTCCTGGTGGCCGGTGAAGCGCTTCATGAACCGCGCGTAGCAGTAGCGGCAGTCGTGGGCGCAGCCGACGTAGGCGTTGAGCGTCCAGTCCTGGATCGCGGACTTGGAGAGGATGGCCTTGGCTTCGATCTCGCGGACGATCATGCAAACCTGCGGGCGGATCAGCTCAGGGGGCCGTCTCCCAGACGAGCGTGACGGGCGCGCCCTTTTCCAGCCGCACGAGGGCCATCGGGTGCGCCAGCGCCGGCGTCGCCTTCATCTGCGGCGCGTCCTCGGGGGGCGGGGCGAGCGCCGCCGTCAGCTCGACCCGGTCCGGGGTGGCGACGGCCTTCTCCACCGAGACGGTCCAGCCGGGCCCTCGCTGCGCGCCGCCGAGGACCGCCGCCACCCGCTGCACCGAGAAGTCCACGGGAGGCGCGGCGTTCTCCGCGAGGCCGAGCTGTGGCGCGAGCGCCGCCCACTCCGCCGGTGTGGAGGCGACGCGCACGCCCGGCTCGGCGAACTGCTCGCCCGTCAGCCCGGGCAGGTCGAGGTAGGCGAACGCGGCCATGCGCGCCGCGGCGAAGTCGTCGGGGCGGTAGTGGAAGTACTCGACGGGCGTGCGCCGCGCCAGTTCTGCGACGGCCAGGTCGATGGCCTTGCGCACGGCCTGCTCGGTCGCCGCGTTCTGGAAGCCGCCGAAGGCCAGCGGCAGGCGCGTGTGGCCGCCGCCGATCACGCCGATGATGCCGCCGCCCCAGTCGATCCCCTTGGACTCGATCGACGTCGTGAAGAGCACCCGGGAGGTCGCGGCGTCCAGGGCGCGCACATCGATGGCGATGGACGACTCCTTGTACGTCGCCGCGGCGATCGGGATGTGATGGTTCTTCTGGTTGAGCAGCGCGGTGCCGACGAGGGTCCCGAGCCCGATGATCCCGCCGCCGAGGCCCATGGCCTCCGGCTCGAAGCCGGTCACGGTGCCGATGACGAGGACTTCCGCGCCCTCGATCTCACCGATCGGCGCTTCGGTGCCGGCCTTCACGCGCCCGGTCGCGCCGAGGTCCTGCTCGCGCAGCACCTCGCCGAGGTCCTCGCGCTCCAGGACGATGAAGCGTCCGCTGTTGACCAGGGCGGTCGTGAGCATCGTCGCCAGGCCGTCGCCGATCTCGGCCGCGCCCTTGGAGGTCTTGTCCTCGAACTTGGCGACGGCGATCCGGGCCTTCGGGCCGTTGTAGGGCTCCAGCTTGACGCTCGCCATGCCGGGACCGCCGCCGCGGATGGTGGCGGTGGGTCCCGTCGCGCAGCCGCCGGTCAGGAACGGGAGGGACAGCAGGATCGCGGCGCCGGACGTGAATCGTCTCGAGCGTGTTGACATCTATCCTCCTGCTCGTCGATAGTACCAGAAACGTGCACCAACGAGAAAGGATACGCGATGGAAGAGAAGGTGAGAAAGGCGCTCGATCAGATCCGTGGCTCGCTCCAGGCCGACGGCGGCGATGTGAAGCTCGTCTCGGTGGGCGAGGACGGCGTCGTGAAGGTCAAGCTCGTCGGTGCGTGCGCCGGCTGCCCGATGTCGCAGATGACGCTCAAGCAGGGGATCGAGCGGTACCTGAAGCAGCAGATTCCCGAGGTGAAGGAGGTCGTCTCCGTCTAGGGCACCGTCCCCCGCTCCGGGGTCGGATCTTCCCTGTAGCCCCTTTCGCGGGCGACATCGGCTTTTTCCGATTTCGTAACAGGCTGCCTGGGTCAGGCGGGAGCGTCATGGTGCGTCCCGGCAAGGCAGCGCCGAGCGCGCGCGGAGGCGGGCTGGTGCCCGCCGCACAAGCAGCGCAAGAAGCAACACAGCCGGGGCGCGCCAGGGCCTCCCGAGTGACCCAGGCAAATCAGCCCGACAGTTCCGCCATCAGGTCCCTGACCGGGAGGATCCGGTCGACGCGCCAGGCGGTCGCGCCGACGGTGTAGATCGGCTCCTCCTTGTCCGGGTTGTACCCGGCCGAGCTGAGCAGGCCGTTGCAGATGCAGAAGTGGTGCTCGTTGCTCTCCTTGGCCGGGCACCGCGTGAAGTTCCCCTTCTCGTCCTTGAGCAGCACGTAGCCCTTGTCGCACTTCGGCGGGCGCCTGCGCGCCAGGGCCGAGATGTACATCGGCGAGTCCTTGAGCACCCGGAAGGGCAGGCCGCAGGGCGAGCCGGGGTCGTGCGCGACGAGGATGTCGTCCTGCGCCGCGTCGACGACCGCCTGCTTGTAGGCCGCCGTCGCCGAGCTCTCCTCCGTGGCGAGGAACCGCGTGCCCATCTGCACCCCGTCGGCGCCCAGCGCCAGGAAGCGCCGGATGTCCTCGTTCGTGTAGATTCCGCCGGCGACGATGACCGGGAAGTCGCCGTGGCGGCGCGCGGACTCCTTGACCTCGGGCAGCAGCGCCTCGAGGGTGTTCTCCGGCAGGTCGACCTGGTCCATGCGGAAGCCGAGGTGCCCGCCGGCGAGTGGTCCCTCGAGCACGACCGCGTCCGGGCGCTGGCCCTGGCGTTCCCAGCGCCGGCAGATCAGGTCCAGCGCGCGCCCCGAGGAGACGATCGGCACCAGCGCGGTGTCGCCCGGCTTCTGGATGGCCGGCAGCGTCAGCGGCAGCCCGGCGCCCGAGATGATGACGTCGGCCTTCGCGTCGATCGCCCCGCGCACCGAGGCCTCGTAGTCGCGCTGGAGGGCGACCATGATGTTGATGCCGGCGAAGCCCCCCCGCGCCTTGGCGAGCGAGACCTCCTCGTAGACGGCGTCGTAGGTGTTGGTCTTCTTGCCCGAGCGCTTGGAGACCAGCCGGTCGAGGCAGGCGCTGGAGAGGATCCCGAGCCCGCCGGCCGCCGCGACCGCGCTGGCCAGGGGGGCGAGCGAGACGCCGACCCCCATGCCTCCCTGGACGATCGGCAGGGGGAGGCGCTTGCCCTTGATCGTCAGCGTCGGTAGCGGCGTCATCCTGACAACGATACTTGGTTCCATCAGGAAAGGGAATCGAAAACCTTTCCCGGATTGAGGATGCCGGCCGGATCGAAGACCCGCTTGATGCCGCGCATGATCTCCAGGTGCCGCGCCGGGAGGACGCCCGCCAGCTCCGTCTTCTTGAGCCAGCCGATGCCGTGCTCGCCCGAGAGCACCCCCCCGAGGCGGTAGACCTCGCGGATCAGCGCCGGGAAGACCTCGGCCTTCGCCCGCGCCCAGGCCTCGCCCTCGAGCTGCCCCGCGAGGATGTTGACGTGGACGTTGCCGTCGCCGGCGTGCCCGAAGCAGATCACGGGGGCGCCCGCCCGCGAGCCGATCTCCCGCAGGCGCGCGACCAGCTCCGGGATCGCCATGCGCGGGACGACGACGTCCTGCTTGGCGACGTCCCGGTTCTGGCTGCGGACCGCCTCGCCGACCACGCGCCGCGCCTTCCAGAGCGCCTCCTGCTCGGCGCGGCCGTCAGCGACGAGCACGTCCGCCGCCCCGCGGGCGAGGCACAACTCGCCGATCGCCTCGTAGGCTGCGGCGACGGCCTCCGCGGTGTCCCCGTCGACCTCCACGACCAGGTGCGCGCCGGCGTCCGGGAAGCGCATTTCCCGCTCGAGGAAGCGGCGGCTGGCGTCGATCGCGCCGGCGTCCATGAATTCGATCGCGGCGGGCCGCAGCCGCCGCCGGACGATCTCGGCGACGGCCCCCGCGGCCTCCGCGAGCGTCGCGAAGGGGACCAGCAGCGAGGCGCGGTGGCCGGGGAGCGGCAGCAGCCGCAGCGTGACCTGGGTGACCACGCCGAGGGTCCCCTCGGAGCCGATGACGAGATCCAGCAGGTGGTAGCCGGTGGCGTACTTCACGATCTTGCCGCCGAGCGGGAGGATCTCGCCGGTGGGCACGACCAGCTCGCAGCCGGTGACGTAGTCGCGCGTGACGCCGTACTTGACGGCGCGCGGCCCCCCCGCGCCCGTGGCGACGTTGCCGCCGATGCTGCACG from the bacterium genome contains:
- a CDS encoding FAD-linked oxidase C-terminal domain-containing protein, with translation MGPSPRPFDPVAVRRLLEAELGPDAIVAAADGLESYARDETPFIAAPPDLAVLPRTAAEVAAVLKLATAHRFPVVPRGAGTGVVAGALAVGGGVVLSLERMNRILEIDAGNMMAVVEPAVITGQLQREAAAVGLFYPPDPQSADSCSIGGNVATGAGGPRAVKYGVTRDYVTGCELVVPTGEILPLGGKIVKYATGYHLLDLVIGSEGTLGVVTQVTLRLLPLPGHRASLLVPFATLAEAAGAVAEIVRRRLRPAAIEFMDAGAIDASRRFLEREMRFPDAGAHLVVEVDGDTAEAVAAAYEAIGELCLARGAADVLVADGRAEQEALWKARRVVGEAVRSQNRDVAKQDVVVPRMAIPELVARLREIGSRAGAPVICFGHAGDGNVHVNILAGQLEGEAWARAKAEVFPALIREVYRLGGVLSGEHGIGWLKKTELAGVLPARHLEIMRGIKRVFDPAGILNPGKVFDSLS
- a CDS encoding NifU family protein, translating into MEEKVRKALDQIRGSLQADGGDVKLVSVGEDGVVKVKLVGACAGCPMSQMTLKQGIERYLKQQIPEVKEVVSV
- a CDS encoding SEC-C metal-binding domain-containing protein — encoded protein: MSMFGKIGAAFGSSSRPVPGAAPGRNEPCWCGSGEKYKRCHLDADRRKAQAQRSSCRTTT
- a CDS encoding radical SAM protein, encoding MIVREIEAKAILSKSAIQDWTLNAYVGCAHDCRYCYARFMKRFTGHQEPWGTFVDAKVNAPELLAREILRKKKGRVWVSGVCDAYQEIERRYRLTRRCLEILVRNGWPVTIQTKSPLVLRDLDLLRAAADIEVGFTITTALERIRRIFEPGAPPVARRVEALATLHAAGVPTFVMVAPLLPGADGLADLLKGKVDHALIDRYNYHYADRTYRERGLDWAMREEFFEEKGELLRAAFERAGIPCRKLY
- a CDS encoding CsgG/HfaB family protein, coding for MSTRSRRFTSGAAILLSLPFLTGGCATGPTATIRGGGPGMASVKLEPYNGPKARIAVAKFEDKTSKGAAEIGDGLATMLTTALVNSGRFIVLEREDLGEVLREQDLGATGRVKAGTEAPIGEIEGAEVLVIGTVTGFEPEAMGLGGGIIGLGTLVGTALLNQKNHHIPIAAATYKESSIAIDVRALDAATSRVLFTTSIESKGIDWGGGIIGVIGGGHTRLPLAFGGFQNAATEQAVRKAIDLAVAELARRTPVEYFHYRPDDFAAARMAAFAYLDLPGLTGEQFAEPGVRVASTPAEWAALAPQLGLAENAAPPVDFSVQRVAAVLGGAQRGPGWTVSVEKAVATPDRVELTAALAPPPEDAPQMKATPALAHPMALVRLEKGAPVTLVWETAP
- a CDS encoding nitronate monooxygenase, which codes for MTPLPTLTIKGKRLPLPIVQGGMGVGVSLAPLASAVAAAGGLGILSSACLDRLVSKRSGKKTNTYDAVYEEVSLAKARGGFAGINIMVALQRDYEASVRGAIDAKADVIISGAGLPLTLPAIQKPGDTALVPIVSSGRALDLICRRWERQGQRPDAVVLEGPLAGGHLGFRMDQVDLPENTLEALLPEVKESARRHGDFPVIVAGGIYTNEDIRRFLALGADGVQMGTRFLATEESSATAAYKQAVVDAAQDDILVAHDPGSPCGLPFRVLKDSPMYISALARRRPPKCDKGYVLLKDEKGNFTRCPAKESNEHHFCICNGLLSSAGYNPDKEEPIYTVGATAWRVDRILPVRDLMAELSG